The genomic stretch TGCCATGTTCCTCTCAATCGGTGTCCTGTATGACCGTATGCATACCCGTCAAATTGCAGATTACGGTGGTGTGGTTCACCGTATGCCTGCGTTCACTGCATTTGCAGTCTTAATGGCAATGGCAAACTGTGGCTTGCCAGCTACCTCTGGTTTCGTGGGGGAGTTTATGGTGATTTTGGCTGCCGTAGATTATGACTTTGTAATTGGTATCTTGGCTGCAACCGCCTTGATTCTGGGCGCTGCTTATTCCTTGTGGATGGTCAAGCGCGTTTTCTTTGGTGCAATTACCAACAAGCATGTTGAGGAATTGAAAGATCTCAATGCGCGCGAGTATTTCATGATGACAGTACTGTCCATCTGTGTAATTGGAATGGGTGTTTATCCGAAGCCTTTTACCGACATTATTCATCCGTCCGTGATTAATCTGCTGCAGCATGTTGCTGTAAGCAAACTCTGAGTAAAAGCCAATGCAAGCATTCGACCTATACGCCGTCCTGCCGGAACTCGTTTTACTTGTAGTCGCCTGTCTTTTATTGGTGGCAAGTGTTTACGTGCCTGAGCGTCAGCCAGCCACCCCTGGAGTAGAGCAAGATATCTTCCACACACCACGTGGCGTTGGCTTTGTTTATTTCTTCTCGATCATTTTGCTGGTGTATTTGATCTTTGCATTTTTAGGTCGTATTGGAGATGTTTCGGTCGTTGCTATGAATGGCCTGTTTCAGTCCGATCCTATTTCAAACCTTCTCAAGGCATGCTCATGTGGTGCTGTGTTAGTGAGCTTGGTATATTCAAAGCAATATCTCAGCGATCGCGCACTCTTCCGTCCTGACTTCATCGTTTTGGCTTTATTGGCCTTGTTAGGGCAGTGCATCCTAATCTCTGGTGCTAATCTATTGACTCTTTATTTGGGTCTTGAGTTAATGGCTCTGCCAACTTATGCTTTGGTAGCTATGCGTCATAGCAGTGAGAAGAGTGTAGAAGCAGCTATTAAGTACTTTATTCTTGGCGCATTGGCATCTGGTTTCTTGCTCTACGGTATGTCTATGCTTTATGGCGTAACCGGTTCACTTGATTTAATTGAAATCTTCAGAACAGTTGCTGATCCACGTATTAATCATTTGGTGATGGCTTTTGGTTTGGTATTTATTGTTTCTGGTTTAGCTTTTAAGTTAGGTGTAGTGCCATTCCACATGTGGGTACCTGACGTGTACCAAGGCGCTCCAACAGCAGTTACTTTGATGATTGCTGCGGCTCCAAAGATTGCTGCCTTTGCTTTGCTATTCCGTCTACTGGTGAATACTTTATTGCCACTGATGGGCGATTGGCAGCCAATGCTGGTCTTGTTGGCAGTTCTGTCTTTAGTGGTGGGTAACGTCACCGCCATTGCGCAAACCAATATGAAACGCATGCTAGCTTACTCAGCCATTGCGCAAATGGGTTTTGTATTGCTTGGTATGTTGTCAGTTTTTGATGACCATGCTTTTGGCGCATCCATGTTCTACGCGATCACTTATGTATTAACTACATTAGGCAGCTTCGGCCTCTTAATGATGTTATCGCGCAAAGGTCATGATTGCGAAACTATTGATGATCTCAAAGGCTTGAATAAACGTCATCCATGGTTTGCCTTTATTGGCTTGGTAATGATGTTCTCTTTGGCCGGTATTCCGCCGACAGTAGGTTTTGCTGCCAAGTTGGGTGTACTCGAGGCATTAGTGGACGGCGGACATACCTTCTTGGCCATCATCGCCGTGATTGCTTCATTGATTGGTGCTTTCTACTACCTCAGAGTGGTGAAGGTGATGTACTTCGATGAGCCAAAAGAAGAGCATGCTGAAGAGATTTCTGGTTCTGGTTTTGCTCGTGGAATTTTGAGTTTGAATGCGATATTCGTTTTAGCTCTCGGCATCTTCCCAGCCGGACTCATGGCTGTTTGCCTCGATGCAATGCGCCGTACTCTATTGGGTTCATAAGCAAGCTATTTAAACTGATTTAGATGAAGGCTCCGAATAGGGGCCTTTCTCTTTTCTGTCATCTAGACTTTGTATGATGGATATTCAATTGATGAAAGATATACTATGACTGAAAAATTCTTTAAAGACTTGCCAATTGGCGATGCCCATTTGAGAGAAGAGCGCTTATCTGGTGAGGATATTTATGGCGGTATCTTTTTGAATATGAAGCGCGACCAAGTCAGCTTGCCTGATGGCAAGCAAGCAGTGCGTGAATACCTGACGCACCCTGGTGCAGTTGCGATTTTGGCTATCTTAGATGATGGTAGGGTGCTGATGGAGCGTCAATATCGCTACCCAATCGCAAAAGCTTGCATTGAAATTCCTGCGGGCAAGTTGGAGATTGGGGAAGATCGATTATTGTGTGCCCAGCGAGAGTTAGAAGAGGAGACAGGTTATTCCGCTAGCAAGTGGAGTTTTATCCGTCGCATCCACCCAGTGATTTCCTACTCGACAGAATTTATTGACATCTATCTCGCTGAAGGTCTGACCTCTGGGAAAAGCCGTCTCGATGATGAAGAGTTTTTAGACGTATTTGCCGCCCCTTTAGAGCAATTATTAGATTGGGTAGAGCAGGGTGAAATTACAGATGTAAAGACAACGATTGCTACTTACTGGCTAGACCGTTATCAACGTGGCCTAGTGAGCCCCACGCCTATTCCAGGGTAATTTCGTAATCCTATTAAAATAGAGATATTGAATTTAGCAATTTTGTCCCTATATAGGTCTTATGAAAGTTTATAACCTCGCTTGCCCAATGGATCATCGCTTTGAGGGATGGTTTGCCTCTGAGGAGGATTGTCTTGCCCAGCAAGACAAGGGAATGCTTGCCTGCCCTATTTGCGATAGCACCGAGATTACCCGGATGCCATCTGCCCCACATATTGCTAAATCGGGCTCCAGCAAGGAAATGCCCGCTTCAACTGAATTGACTGTTACCAGCCCTGGATCAGTAGATGCTAGCGGTGTTGCCAGCACAATCAGCGGCGATGTTGTTGCCCTGACTGGAAGCGATCATTCTCAATTAGAGGCACAGGTACAGGCAGCCTTTTTAAAGGGTATGCGTGAGTTAATGGGGCGTTCTGAGGATGTAGGTAGCGCGTTTGCAGAAGAGGCTCGCAAAATTCACTATAAGGAATCTCCTGAGCGGAGTATTCGTGGTCAAACCACTCTAGATGAGGCCGAGGCTTTACGCGATGAAGGAATTGAGGTCATGGCGATGCCCATGTTACCTGCCTTTAAAAACACGCTGCAGTAGCCAGTCCAACCCTAATTCCCCTATACTTAGTGTGCACCCAAAGTCTGGGTGTAACCATTGATCGGGATAGGAGATGTATTTATGAAACGCTTTTTTCTGGCGCTGTTTGCTGCTGTTCTAGCGCTCACTGTTGTGGCTTGCTCCAAGTCCTCTGATTCCAAAGAAATTAAGGTTGCTGTTTCCCCCGCATCTCCCCCCATGCTGTTTGATGACAAGGGGCAGATCATTGGTGCAGATATGGATATTTTCCAGGGTTACTGCCAGTCTCGCGGCTGCACTTTGAAGGTGACTCCTTATGATTGGGCTGGAATGTTGGGTGCTGTTTCTAGCGGCCAAGCAGATGTTGCTTTCTCTGGCATTTCTATTACAGACAAGCGTAAAGAGGTAATGGATTTTTCCCAGCCTTACTATGACAATGCTTGGCATCTCGTCAGCATGAAGAATAAAAATATCCAAATCACGGATTTGAATCAACTTAAGAAATACTCCATCGGCTATCCGCGCGGCATGGCTTACGATGATCTGATTAAGAATGAGTTGGAGCCAAAGGGCTACTACTCCCTGAGCAAGGTCAAACTGTATCCCTCATATGCTGAGGTGATCACCGACCTGCAAAATGGCAATCTTGATCTGGCTTTTATTGAAGAGCCCGTATTTCTTAATTATGAGAACAAGTTGAAGTTACCAATTCAGAGTAGCTATGTGTTTACAGGCTTTGATAAGTTGGGCTTTGCTTTTGCTAAAGGCTCTAAATTGCGTGATGACTTTGATAAGTACCTCAATGAACTTGGCCCAGAAAAAATTAAAGCCATTCTAGATAAGTGGATGAAATAAACGCTGCTGATCAAGGTCTTAACTAGTAGTCGAAAGCCTGCCCTGTGACTTTTCTGGATATTCTTACCCAGTTAGCTCAGGGCATTTCTTATACGGTACTGGTAACACTCGTTTGCTCTGCAACCGGTTTAGTGGTGGGTTTATTTCTAGCAAGCCTGCGTCGTATGGATATTCCTTGGCTCATTCCGCTGATTGACAGCTATGCCTATGTATTTAGGGGTGTGCCAGTTTTGGTTTTACTATTTATGGTGTACTTTGGCTTGCCGGGGATTGGTTTTAAAGTCCCACCCTTGATGGCTATGGCACTGAGTTTGGGTCTAGTGGCATCTGCCTATTTGGCTGAGGTATTTCGGGGTGCATATAACTCAGTCGATCCCGCCGAAGTAATTGCAGCCCAAGCAATGGGGATGACGCGTATTCAGGTCCTCAGATTTATCGAGATACCGCAGATGTTACGATTCTCGATTCCAGGCATGGTCAATGAGTTCACTTCAGTTTTAAAGTATTCGCCATTTGCTTACACCGTTGGGATCCCGGAGATTACCAAGCAAGCTATGACATTGACCTCGACAACGCTGCGGGGTATTGAAGTCTATCTAGCGGTGGGCATCCTCTATTTTGTGATTTATAGAATTTGCTTGCTCGGTGTTCAGTTGTTGGCTAAACGCTATCAAATTCCGGGGATGAGTCCAGTATGACTACCAAGATGACATTATTCAAAGGGGTAATTTTGTGGCGTTAATTCAAGTGAGAGATTTGGTTAAGGAGTTTGGCGGACAAACAGTCCTTTCCAAGATCAATCTCGATCTCAATGAGGGGGAGGTCCGCGTTTTGATGGGCGCCTCTGGTTCTGGTAAGTCTACTTTATTGCGCTGCCTCAATCGCTTGGTTGAACCCACTTCAGGATCGATCGTATTTAGGGGTAGCGAGGTGTTGGGACCTGATGTTGATGTGCGAGAGTTGCGCAAGCAAATTGGTTTCGTATTTCAGCAGTTCGCTTTGTATAGTCATTTGACTGTTTTAGATAATGTCTCATTGGGTTTGCGCAAGCTGCATGGCATGGGCAAAGCAGAGGCGAAAGAAAAGGCTTTATTTGAGTTATCTCATTTTGAGATGACGCCACATCAAGATAAATACCCCTCGCAGCTTTCTGGTGGGCAGAAGCAGCGAGTTGCCATTGCGAGAGCGCTCGCTATGGATCCGGCAGTCTTAGTCCTCGATGAGCCCACTTCAGCATTGGATCCTGTGATGTCTAGAGATGTCGCCGATTTAATCAATCGCTTGCATGGCGAGGGCATCACTATGATTTGCGTTACACATGACCTCAACTTAGCGCGCAATATAGCAGATACAGTGATGTTCTTAGACCGTGGTGTTATTCGTGCTGATGATCGGATTGATACTTTGAGCAAGCACGCTGATCCAGAGATCAAAGCCTTCTTTGGTGCAGAGGAAAAGCGTTGATGGGAGGATGGCCATCCTTTGTCCGTGATCTCACGGAGCAGATGCCCTTAATTCTGACTGGGCTGGTGAAGACTTTGCAATTAGCCGGCTTGATTAGTGTTTCAGGTTTGCTTTTGGGCATTGTGGTGTTTTATCTCACCCTCAGCAAAAATCAGTATGTACGTAGCGCCATCAATGCTTATATCTCCTTCTTTATCGGAATGCCCTTAATCGTTTTGTTGTTCTTAATGTATTACGGCTTACCTCAATGGGGTGTTCGACTATCTCCATTTGCGGTGGCTTTTATTGGTTTTACCTTCAATGTGGCTGCCTACAATGCAGCGTATTTAAAGACTGCCTTTAATGGTTTAGACAAGACTCAACTTGAGGCAGCAAGTGTACAGGGCTTTAGCCCGCTGCAGATTTTTAAGTTCATTACTTTGCCGCAGGTCATTCGCTTTTCTATTCCAGCCCTCACTAATCAAGTGATTGCGAATCTAAAAGATAGTTCGGTTGCATTCTTGATTCAGTACACCGAATTCTTTGCTCGCATACAAGAATTGGCTGCAACAAACTTTCAATTCTTTAAAGCCTACCTCTTGGCTGCCTTGGTTTACCTAGCCTTGGTATCAGTGATTGTCTTATTTGCTCGCGCGATTGAGCGGCGCTACTTTATTCCTACTTAATCTCTAGGCCATAGGGTCGTGATAAAAAAATAGCGACCCAGAGGCCGCTATTGTTAGTGATAGGTAGCTATCGCAGTATTCATTACTTCGAAGTTGGCATGACAAACTCTGCGCCTTTAGCAATGCTCTCAGGCCAGCGCTGCATCACACTCTTTTGCTTGGTATAGAAGCGAACACCTTCTTTGCCGTAGGCATGCATATCGCCGAAGAGGGACTTCTTCCAACCGCCAAAACCATGCCAAGCCATTGGAACTGGAATAGGTACGTTGATACCAACCATGCCAACCTGAACGCGACGGGCAAATTCACGGGCAATATTGCCATCGCTTGTGAAGCAAGCAACACCATTACCATACTCGCAAGCATTCACCAGATTCAATGCGTCGGTAAAGTTCGCCACTCGCATGCAAGACAAGACTGGGCCGAAGATTTCTTCTAGATAAATCTTCATTTCTGGAGTGACGTTATCAAACAGGGTGCCGCCAATAAAGAAGCCATTCTCATGACCTGGTACTTTTAATCCGCGACCATCTACGAGTAACTTGGCGCCTGAAGCTACGCCGCTCTCAATGTAGCTAGTAATGCGCTCTAAGGCGGCCTTCGTAACGATTGGGCCCATTTCAGCATCGAGTTCCATGCCGTTCTTGACCTTTAAGGTCTTGGTCCGCTCAATCAGCTTTGGCATGATTTTCTCTGCTACATCGCCAACTAAAACGGCTACAGAAATTGCCATGCAACGCTCGCCAGCAGAACCGTAGGCCGCACCAATCAAAGCATCAATCGTTTTATCGATATCTGCATCGGGCATGACAACCATATGGTTCTTAGCGCCACCCAATGCCTGTGAACGCTTGCCAAAGTGTGCGCAACGCTCATAAATGTAGTTAGCAATTGGGGTTGAGCCGACAAAGCTCACTGCTTTGACATCAGGGTTCTCAATTAAAGCATCAACAGCCTCTTTGTCGCCCTGAACAACGTTAAATACACCGTCAGGCAAACCCGCCTCTTTTAAGAGCTTGGCCATCAACAGGGAAGCTGAAGGATCGGTTGGGCTTGGTTTCAGGATGAAGGTATTACCGCAAGCAATGGCTACCGGGAACATCCACATTGGCACCATCACGGGGAAGTTAAATGGGGTAATACCAGCAACTACTCCCAAAGGCTGACGCATGACCCAGTTATCAATATCGGTAGAGACTTGCTCGGTGTAATCACCTTTTAGCAGTTCTGGAATGCCGGTAGCAAATTCAACGATATCAATACCGCGCGTGACTTCACCCTGGGCATCAGTAAATACCTTGCCGTGTTCGGCGGTAATAATGGCAGCCAATTCGTCACGATGGGTATTGAGTAGTTCAAGATACTTGAACATGATTCGTGCGCGGCGCAGTGGGGAGGTTTGGCCCCAGCTCTCAAAAGCCTTTTGGGCAACTGCCACGGTAGCATCAACATCCTTGCGGCTGGCTAAAGAAACCCGTCTAGCGACCGCTCCAGTTGAGGGGTTAAAGACGTCGGCAAAACGACCGTCTTTTGGGTTGACGACTTTACCATCAACAAAATGACCAATATCTTCTTTTGATTCAAAGGCTTGCGGTGTTCTCATAGATTTTGCCTAATATTTTTTATAGTTTTGGGGTCAATAGACTTGGTCGGATTGATGTCCGCAGAAGTCTGTAGCCTCGTTTATCCTACCATTTCTATTTTATCGCTTTCATTACTTTTTCGTTTTTCAGGATCCAAGGGCATTTAAATGAGTCTTCTATTTTCTAGTTACACGCTGAGCTCACCAAAGGGCGATTTAAAGCTCCCTAATCGCATCGTTGTGGCACCCATGTGCCAATACTCGGCTGTTAATGGCGAGGCCCAGGATTGGCATTTAATGCACTGGGGCAATCTCTTAAATAGCGGTGCAGGCTTGTTCATTATTGAGGCCACTGGTGTTACACCAGAGGGGCGCATTACTCCTGCTTGTCTTGGCTTATGGGATGACCGTACGGAGGCCGCCCTCAAGGATAAGCTGAGTAGGGCTCGTAAGCTGGCACCAGCAACCCCTGTTTTCATTCAGTTGGCGCATGCTGGCCGGAAAGCTTCTAGTGCCACCCCCTGGGAAGGCGGGCAATTGCTTTCTAAAGAGCAGGGTGGTTGGGACACGCTTGCCCCTTCGGCTATTCCTCAGCTGAAGGATGAGCGCTTGCCTCATGAACTCTCTAAAACGGAGTTGGCAGAACTGATTGAAGCATTTGTTGTCGCGGCGCATCGTGCTGAGCGCATTGGTGTGGATGGGATCGAATTGCATGGGGCGCATGGCTACCTCTTACATCAATTTTTATCGCCAATCGCCAATCAGCGCACTGATGAATACGGTGGTTCTTTTGAGAATCGCATCCGCTTCCTCTTGGAATTATTTGCAGCAGTACGTAATGCATATCAAGGCGTATTAGGCATTCGGATTTCTGCCAGCGATTGGATTGAGGGTGGTTGGACTCCGCAGGAGACTGCAGATTTTGCATCCCGTCTCAAACCATTGGGATGTGATTTTGTACATATCTCATCGGGGGGTATTTCACCATTGCAAAAGATCGCGATAGGGCCAAATTACCAAGTGCCATTCGCCAAAATCGTAAAAGATCAATCTGGTTTGCCTACGATGACAGTTGGCTTGATTACAGAGCCTCAGCAAGCAGAAGATATTCTCCAAAAGGGAGATGCAGATTTGATTGCTTTAGCCCGTGCATTTTTATACAAGCCACGATGGGCCTGGGAGGCCGCTGCAGCCTTAGGTGGCACGGTGCCTTCAAATGAGCGTTACTGGCGTTGTCTACCACGTGAAGCTCAGGCTATATTCGGTGATGTCAAAGTAGGGCAGCGATAATAGAGTCCCATCCCATATTCAATCCCTAATAAAAACATCACTGAGTTATTCATGAAGCAACACTCTGTAAGAGAATCTTGGCTGGAAGACGCCGTAAGACATTTAGAGCCTGTATTTTCAAAAGCGGGCTACGCAATTCCGCCCGTTCGCGTATCGTGCGGATTTCCGGCCTCTAGCAGTCCGAGAACAACGCTAGGGCAGTGCTGGCCTCGCGAGCGTTCTGGTGGCGGAGTAAACGAGATTTTCATTTCTCCAAAGTTAGATGATCCAGTTCAGCTCTTAGATACCCTGGTTCATGAGTTATGTCATGCGGTAGATG from Polynucleobacter sp. AP-Jannik-300A-C4 encodes the following:
- the nuoN gene encoding NADH-quinone oxidoreductase subunit NuoN; this encodes MQAFDLYAVLPELVLLVVACLLLVASVYVPERQPATPGVEQDIFHTPRGVGFVYFFSIILLVYLIFAFLGRIGDVSVVAMNGLFQSDPISNLLKACSCGAVLVSLVYSKQYLSDRALFRPDFIVLALLALLGQCILISGANLLTLYLGLELMALPTYALVAMRHSSEKSVEAAIKYFILGALASGFLLYGMSMLYGVTGSLDLIEIFRTVADPRINHLVMAFGLVFIVSGLAFKLGVVPFHMWVPDVYQGAPTAVTLMIAAAPKIAAFALLFRLLVNTLLPLMGDWQPMLVLLAVLSLVVGNVTAIAQTNMKRMLAYSAIAQMGFVLLGMLSVFDDHAFGASMFYAITYVLTTLGSFGLLMMLSRKGHDCETIDDLKGLNKRHPWFAFIGLVMMFSLAGIPPTVGFAAKLGVLEALVDGGHTFLAIIAVIASLIGAFYYLRVVKVMYFDEPKEEHAEEISGSGFARGILSLNAIFVLALGIFPAGLMAVCLDAMRRTLLGS
- a CDS encoding NUDIX domain-containing protein, with product MTEKFFKDLPIGDAHLREERLSGEDIYGGIFLNMKRDQVSLPDGKQAVREYLTHPGAVAILAILDDGRVLMERQYRYPIAKACIEIPAGKLEIGEDRLLCAQRELEEETGYSASKWSFIRRIHPVISYSTEFIDIYLAEGLTSGKSRLDDEEFLDVFAAPLEQLLDWVEQGEITDVKTTIATYWLDRYQRGLVSPTPIPG
- a CDS encoding DUF1178 family protein, whose amino-acid sequence is MKVYNLACPMDHRFEGWFASEEDCLAQQDKGMLACPICDSTEITRMPSAPHIAKSGSSKEMPASTELTVTSPGSVDASGVASTISGDVVALTGSDHSQLEAQVQAAFLKGMRELMGRSEDVGSAFAEEARKIHYKESPERSIRGQTTLDEAEALRDEGIEVMAMPMLPAFKNTLQ
- a CDS encoding transporter substrate-binding domain-containing protein, producing MKRFFLALFAAVLALTVVACSKSSDSKEIKVAVSPASPPMLFDDKGQIIGADMDIFQGYCQSRGCTLKVTPYDWAGMLGAVSSGQADVAFSGISITDKRKEVMDFSQPYYDNAWHLVSMKNKNIQITDLNQLKKYSIGYPRGMAYDDLIKNELEPKGYYSLSKVKLYPSYAEVITDLQNGNLDLAFIEEPVFLNYENKLKLPIQSSYVFTGFDKLGFAFAKGSKLRDDFDKYLNELGPEKIKAILDKWMK
- a CDS encoding amino acid ABC transporter permease, with the translated sequence MTFLDILTQLAQGISYTVLVTLVCSATGLVVGLFLASLRRMDIPWLIPLIDSYAYVFRGVPVLVLLFMVYFGLPGIGFKVPPLMAMALSLGLVASAYLAEVFRGAYNSVDPAEVIAAQAMGMTRIQVLRFIEIPQMLRFSIPGMVNEFTSVLKYSPFAYTVGIPEITKQAMTLTSTTLRGIEVYLAVGILYFVIYRICLLGVQLLAKRYQIPGMSPV
- a CDS encoding amino acid ABC transporter ATP-binding protein, with product MALIQVRDLVKEFGGQTVLSKINLDLNEGEVRVLMGASGSGKSTLLRCLNRLVEPTSGSIVFRGSEVLGPDVDVRELRKQIGFVFQQFALYSHLTVLDNVSLGLRKLHGMGKAEAKEKALFELSHFEMTPHQDKYPSQLSGGQKQRVAIARALAMDPAVLVLDEPTSALDPVMSRDVADLINRLHGEGITMICVTHDLNLARNIADTVMFLDRGVIRADDRIDTLSKHADPEIKAFFGAEEKR
- a CDS encoding amino acid ABC transporter permease, which produces MGGWPSFVRDLTEQMPLILTGLVKTLQLAGLISVSGLLLGIVVFYLTLSKNQYVRSAINAYISFFIGMPLIVLLFLMYYGLPQWGVRLSPFAVAFIGFTFNVAAYNAAYLKTAFNGLDKTQLEAASVQGFSPLQIFKFITLPQVIRFSIPALTNQVIANLKDSSVAFLIQYTEFFARIQELAATNFQFFKAYLLAALVYLALVSVIVLFARAIERRYFIPT
- a CDS encoding CoA-acylating methylmalonate-semialdehyde dehydrogenase, whose product is MRTPQAFESKEDIGHFVDGKVVNPKDGRFADVFNPSTGAVARRVSLASRKDVDATVAVAQKAFESWGQTSPLRRARIMFKYLELLNTHRDELAAIITAEHGKVFTDAQGEVTRGIDIVEFATGIPELLKGDYTEQVSTDIDNWVMRQPLGVVAGITPFNFPVMVPMWMFPVAIACGNTFILKPSPTDPSASLLMAKLLKEAGLPDGVFNVVQGDKEAVDALIENPDVKAVSFVGSTPIANYIYERCAHFGKRSQALGGAKNHMVVMPDADIDKTIDALIGAAYGSAGERCMAISVAVLVGDVAEKIMPKLIERTKTLKVKNGMELDAEMGPIVTKAALERITSYIESGVASGAKLLVDGRGLKVPGHENGFFIGGTLFDNVTPEMKIYLEEIFGPVLSCMRVANFTDALNLVNACEYGNGVACFTSDGNIAREFARRVQVGMVGINVPIPVPMAWHGFGGWKKSLFGDMHAYGKEGVRFYTKQKSVMQRWPESIAKGAEFVMPTSK
- a CDS encoding NADH:flavin oxidoreductase/NADH oxidase is translated as MSLLFSSYTLSSPKGDLKLPNRIVVAPMCQYSAVNGEAQDWHLMHWGNLLNSGAGLFIIEATGVTPEGRITPACLGLWDDRTEAALKDKLSRARKLAPATPVFIQLAHAGRKASSATPWEGGQLLSKEQGGWDTLAPSAIPQLKDERLPHELSKTELAELIEAFVVAAHRAERIGVDGIELHGAHGYLLHQFLSPIANQRTDEYGGSFENRIRFLLELFAAVRNAYQGVLGIRISASDWIEGGWTPQETADFASRLKPLGCDFVHISSGGISPLQKIAIGPNYQVPFAKIVKDQSGLPTMTVGLITEPQQAEDILQKGDADLIALARAFLYKPRWAWEAAAALGGTVPSNERYWRCLPREAQAIFGDVKVGQR